CGGAGCGCCCGGCCCGCCAGGACGCGGTGCGCAGGAGCTCGGGGTGCAGCATGGGCGCGGCGACGCCCGCGTCGGCCTCGCGTGCCGCGGTCTCGACGAGGCCGCGGGCCAGGGCCGCGAGCAGGGTCGCGGTGTCGGCGTCGAGGCACACGTCCGCGACGCGGATCTCGACGGTCGGGTAGGACGCCGAGAGCCGGGCGTCGAAGTAGATCATCGCGGTGTCGAGGATCGTGCCCGTGGCGACGAGCGCGTCGACCGTGGCGTGGTACGCCTCGGGCGTGCCGAACGAGGGGGCGGGGCCCGCCGTCGGCCACCGTGACCACACCTGGGACCGGAAGCTCGCGTACCCGCTGTCCTCGCCCTGCCAGTACGGCGAGTTGGCGCTCAGCGCGAGCAGCGGGGCGAGCCAGGGGCCGATGCGGTCGAGGACCGCGACCCCCTCGGCGTCCGAGGAGACCGCGACGTGCACGTGGCAGCCGCCCGTGAGCTGTTCGCGTGCCGTGAGCCCGAACGCCGCGCGTGCCGCGAGGTAGCGGAGCCTGCCGACCGTGGTGGGCGAGACGGGCACGGGGGACGTGCCGAGCGCGACGATGCGCGCGTCGCGCTGCTCGGCGGCCTTGTTGGCCCGCGCACGCCCGTCGCGGATCTCCTGGGCGAGCTCCGACAGGTCTGCGCAGGGGTGGGTGCCGGTCTCGAGCTGTTCTTCCATCAGCTCGAGCTCGAGGTCGCCGCCGGGCGTGCCGTCGGGGGCGTCCGGGCGTGAGCCGCCCGACGCGCCGAGCCCTCCTTCGGTGACCTCGGTGGTGCTGGACGACTCGATGACCTCGGTCGCGACGGCGGTGGGGATGCCGTCGGGCCCGACGAGGAGGAACTCCTCCTCGACTCCCATGGTTCGCATCGAGGCAGTCTCACACGCACGGGGGGCTCTTCGCACGCAGGGGGACGCGTCGTGCCCCTGGGTGGTCGCCGGGTCCGCCCGGGTCTCGCGGCGCTGCGCAGCCTCGGGGGTGGCGACCGGTGGGGCGGTCGGCCCGTGCATAGGGACGTCGAGGCGTGTCGGACAACTCGCCTGGAGATGCCGCTCGTCGCGGACCGGGCCCGGTGCCGGGTGGCGACGGGCGGCATCTCGACGTGCTCCTCGGCCCCCGACCGCGCGTCGCCGCGCGTGGGTGCGAACGTGCACGGGCGACCGTAGGGTGAGGCTTTTCGGTAGATCCGAGAAATGTGCGGGTCGAGGGGCGTTCCGCAAGGGACCTTGGTCCCGAACGAAGGGTCGAAGGACTCTCTTGAAAAGGTCATGTGAAGACCGTCACAAGGTGGAATGAACTCCCTTAGATGCATGTTCTAGGTCGTAGAAGGGTTGGAAATCCGCCGTTCTCTCGGCGTCGGACCTCGATTCGACGCCACGACCTGTGAGCCAGGTGACAGCGTCTTTGCCACGCCGACACCCTTCGCAGGTCGTAGCCTGAAAGGGCGAAGGAGAACGGCA
This region of Oerskovia jenensis genomic DNA includes:
- a CDS encoding carboxylate-amine ligase — translated: MRTMGVEEEFLLVGPDGIPTAVATEVIESSSTTEVTEGGLGASGGSRPDAPDGTPGGDLELELMEEQLETGTHPCADLSELAQEIRDGRARANKAAEQRDARIVALGTSPVPVSPTTVGRLRYLAARAAFGLTAREQLTGGCHVHVAVSSDAEGVAVLDRIGPWLAPLLALSANSPYWQGEDSGYASFRSQVWSRWPTAGPAPSFGTPEAYHATVDALVATGTILDTAMIYFDARLSASYPTVEIRVADVCLDADTATLLAALARGLVETAAREADAGVAAPMLHPELLRTASWRAGRSGISGDLVSPLTWKPATAHDVVGQLVAHVREALVDAGDLDAVTELLGRLWSTGGGAGRQRTWFAGSGDLRAVVERAAEATLA